The Oryza glaberrima chromosome 9, OglaRS2, whole genome shotgun sequence genome includes a window with the following:
- the LOC127784926 gene encoding pre-mRNA-splicing factor 38, whose translation MANRTDPLAKSIHGTNPQNLVEKIVRSKIYQSTYWKEQCFGLTAETLVDKAMELDHTGGTYGGNRKPTPFLCLALKMLQIQPDKDIVVEFIKNEDYKYVRVLGAFYLRLTATVADVYQYLEPLYNDYRKIRHKLSDGKFTLIHVDEFIDDLLTKDYSCDTALPRIQKRWVLETSGTLEPRRSALEDDFEEEEEDKEDEQPMDIDEPNGREKHDHYRGRSPTRDRDRERKHERHHRDRDYDRDRDYGRGRERDRDRDRERDRDRDRDRDRDRDRDRHRIRDEDYSRDRDRARDRDGRERERRDRDRGRRRSRSRSRSRDRRERDREDGEYRRRRDRGSASPRGHAEDGGSRDEPKKRKEKKEKKGEGNAPDPNDPEIIEMNKLRASLGLKPLK comes from the exons atggcgaaCCGCACGGACCCCCTGGCGAAGAGCATCCACGGGACGAACCCTCAGAACCTGGTGGAGAAGATCGTCCGGTCCAAGATCTACCAGAGCACCTACTGGAAGGAGCAGTGCTTCGGCCTCACCGCCGAGACCCTCGTCGACAAGGCCATGGAGCTCGACCACACCGGCGGCACCTACGGCGGCAACCGCAAGCCCACCCCCTTCCTCTGCCTCGCCCTCAAGATGCTCCAGATCCAGCCCGACAAGGACATCGTCGTCGAGTTCATCAAGAACGAGGATTACAA GTATGTCCGTGTTCTTGGTGCCTTCTACCTTCGCCTCActgccaccgtcgccgacgTCTACCAATACCTCGAGCCGCTCTACAACGACTACCGCAAGATCAGGCACAAGCTCAGTGATGGAA AGTTTACCCTGATCCACGTCGACGAGTTCATTGACGACCTCCTCACCAAGGACTACTCCTGCGATACGGCCCTCCCCCGCATCCAGAAAAG ATGGGTTCTTGAAACTTCTGGAACTCTAGAACCAAGAAGAAGTGCACTTGAAGATGATtttgaggaagaggaggaagacaagGAGGATGAACAACCTATGGATATAGATGAGCCAAATGGTCGTGAAAAG CATGATCATTATCGTGGAAGGAGCCCTACTAGAGATCGAGACAGGGAGAGGAAACATGAAAGACACCACAG GGACCGAGATTACGACAGAGATCGGGATTATGGTAGGGGACGGGAAAGAGACCGAGATAGAGACCGTGAAAGAGATAGAGACAGGGATAGAGATCGGGATCGGGATCGGGATCGAGACCGTCATCGCATACGAGATGAGGACTACAGTCGAGATAGGGACCGAGCAAGAGATAGGGATGGCAGGGAAAGAGAACGCCGGGACAGAGACCGTGGGAGGCGCAGGAGCCGTTcaaggagcaggagcagggatCGACGAGAAAGAGACCGAGAAGATGGAGAGTACCGTAGGAGGCGTGATCGGGGTAGTGCCAGTCCTCGAGGTCATGCGGAGGATGGTGGCTCAAGAGATGAGCCgaagaagagaaaggaaaagaaagagaagaagggtgAAGGAAATGCACCAGATCCAAATGACCCAGAGATTATAGAAATGAACAAGCTCCGAGCCTCTCTAGGGTTGAAACCACTGAAGTAG
- the LOC127785295 gene encoding CAX-interacting protein 4-like: protein MPATAGRVRMPANNRVHSSAALQTHGIWQSAIGYDPYAPENNKHQPPSSSVSANAAAANAAAASAPSASAPSSSSAAASSDNAYTSFQGLLALARITGSNSDETRGACRKCGRVGHLTFQCRNFLSVKEDLDMEDDIDAGIRAASQANAQAKLDEFRKKTSGGKDAEGSDDEDEDDEEDSDDSSDSDIDPELERIIAERERAKSGRKHSRDEEKKTSRHRSSSRGRSKHRRSTKRSDTEDDLEEERSKDKKKKSRRKRHERSDEDSESDSDKKRHRKSRKDRKRRRSHRRSDDTSDEDESGGEDRRRRRHRKRQHHHRKGASDGDSGSGASDSADDRKRSSRRRRHRKSESSGSDGDERHGQGAKRSKEKRGKEEC from the coding sequence ATGCCGGCGACAGCGGGGCGCGTGCGCATGCCCGCCAACAACCGCGTCCACAGCAGCGCGGCGTTGCAGACCCACGGCATCTGGCAGAGCGCCATCGGCTACGACCCCTACGCCCCGGAGAACAACAAGCACcagcctccctcctcctccgtctccgccaacgccgccgccgccaacgccgccgccgcatccgccccATCCGCCTccgctccttcctcctcctccgccgccgcctcctccgacAACGCCTATACCAGCTTCCAGGGCCTCCTCGCGCTCGCCCGCATCACCGGCTCCAACTCCGACGAGACCCGCGGCGCCTGCAGGAAGTGCGGCCGCGTCGGCCACCTCACCTTCCAGTGCCGCAACTTCCTCTCCGTCAAGGAGGACCTCGACATGGAGGACGATATTGATGCCGGGATTCGGGCCGCCTCGCAGGCCAACGCCCAGGCCAAGTTGGACGAGTTCAGGAAGAAGACCTCCGGAGGCAAGGACGCCGAGGGCTCCGATGACGAggatgaggacgacgaggaagacAGCGATGATTCCTCTGATTCGGACATCGATCCTGAGCTGGAGAGGATAATCGCTGAGCGTGAGCGTGCCAAGAGTGGCAGGAAGCATTCAAGGGATGAAGAGAAGAAGACAAGCCGCCAtaggagcagcagcaggggaAGGTCCAAGCACAGGAGGAGCACCAAGAGGAGTGATACCGAGGACGACTtagaggaagagaggagcaaggacaagaagaagaagagtagGCGCAAGAGGCATGAAAGATCAGATGAGGACAGCGAGAGTGATTCTGACAAGAAGAGGCATAGGAAGAGCAGGAAGGACAGGAAGAGGCGTAGGAGCCATCGCAGGAGTGATGACACATCGGATGAGGATGAGTCTGGAGGTGAAGACAGGAGGCGTCGTCGCCATCGCAAGCGCCAGCACCACCACAGGAAGGGTGCATCCGACGGTGATTCTGGAAGTGGTGCCAGTGACTCTGCAGATGATAGGAAGCGATCTAGCAGGCGGAGGAGGCACCGTAAGTCAGAAAGTAGTGGATCAGATGGTGATGAACGACATGGTCAGGGGGCAAAGCGGAGCAAGGAAAAGAGGGGCAAAGAAGAGTGCTGA